From Cognatishimia activa, one genomic window encodes:
- a CDS encoding M14 family metallopeptidase: MCRHIGSEGLDPDSSRTAVLYLTEAKLFVDANFDGGNIDLADCRENGEIELRIRPDSASSHAQWFYFRVLGAGGQHCKFSILNAGEASYPEAWTDGSVVMSRNQVDWFRVPTTYADGCLTFSYKCPFEVLYVALSPPYSYDRHQGLISNALATDTCRLAAVVQSVQGRPVEVLQIGDAPEKSPAVWVIARQHPGEPMAEWFMEGLIERLLSSPDPLTTKLRKTLRFFLVPNMNPDGSIAGNLRTNAAGVDLNRAWAAPDEQVSPEVAGVMHLMKERGVDLFLDIHGDEEFRFVFAAGCEGIPDFCERMAKNDQNFRQDFQSANADFLTRNGYPSDPPGGADLSIACNQIGHRFRCLSMTIEMPFKENAARVNDPEGWGIRHSKELGAAILYPIAKKFQLTGTT, from the coding sequence GTGTGCCGACACATCGGATCCGAAGGTTTAGATCCTGATTCATCTAGAACAGCAGTTCTTTATCTGACGGAGGCAAAATTGTTCGTTGATGCAAATTTTGATGGTGGGAATATCGACCTCGCAGATTGCAGGGAAAACGGAGAAATTGAACTTCGTATCCGTCCAGACTCTGCGTCATCTCATGCTCAGTGGTTCTATTTTCGCGTATTGGGTGCTGGCGGACAACATTGCAAGTTTTCAATTCTGAATGCCGGAGAAGCCTCATATCCCGAAGCCTGGACAGATGGTTCGGTTGTTATGTCACGCAATCAAGTGGACTGGTTCCGAGTGCCGACAACCTATGCGGACGGGTGTTTGACATTCTCCTACAAATGCCCGTTTGAAGTTCTCTACGTTGCGCTTAGTCCGCCTTATTCTTACGACCGCCACCAAGGCCTGATCAGCAACGCACTGGCCACGGACACCTGTCGTCTCGCCGCCGTTGTTCAATCTGTCCAAGGCCGGCCAGTCGAGGTCCTGCAGATAGGAGACGCACCTGAAAAGTCACCTGCTGTTTGGGTCATCGCACGACAACACCCTGGTGAACCAATGGCTGAATGGTTCATGGAAGGCTTAATAGAGCGTCTCCTGTCTTCGCCGGACCCTTTGACAACAAAACTTCGCAAGACACTTCGCTTCTTTCTCGTTCCAAATATGAACCCTGATGGAAGTATTGCTGGTAATCTGCGCACCAACGCTGCTGGCGTGGACTTAAACCGGGCTTGGGCAGCTCCGGATGAGCAGGTCAGCCCAGAAGTTGCGGGCGTCATGCACCTGATGAAAGAGCGAGGCGTCGATCTGTTTCTTGATATTCATGGGGACGAAGAGTTCCGGTTTGTGTTCGCTGCAGGTTGTGAAGGCATTCCCGATTTTTGCGAGCGAATGGCCAAGAATGATCAAAACTTTAGACAAGATTTTCAGAGCGCGAACGCTGATTTTTTGACCAGAAATGGATACCCTTCCGATCCGCCTGGGGGTGCCGATTTGTCAATCGCTTGCAATCAAATCGGACACAGGTTCAGGTGCTTGTCGATGACTATCGAAATGCCGTTCAAAGAGAATGCAGCGAGAGTGAATGATCCAGAAGGTTGGGGTATACGTCACAGCAAAGAACTCGGTGCCGCCATTCTGTATCCAATTGCGAAAAAGTTTCAGTTGACAGGCACCACATGA
- a CDS encoding ABC transporter permease — MGDPIMKGKAVPHMIGLFPLGMMSLFFLAPLAFMVVVSFYERDPLGFYKVAFVWDNYSKFFSSFYYVISLRSLWSASLGAVIVVLLAFPAMYIIVDMSRRWQLFWVILLLSLMCLSEVIIGFAWLILFSENSGIPKFLGWAGLWEDPRSLSPSFGAMMVGYVTLGFSLVALMFLPQLARRDRSIEEAALTLGTPPMRVFSKVILPNFKAGLISALVTMFVYFLGVFVMPTMLGRPQDWNMTVIITDKAVGDANMPLGAALSVVMLIFTLIIIGSLAYASRTREQGERS, encoded by the coding sequence ATGGGTGATCCCATCATGAAAGGTAAAGCGGTTCCCCATATGATTGGCCTGTTCCCATTGGGAATGATGAGCCTGTTCTTCCTTGCTCCACTCGCCTTTATGGTGGTCGTGAGCTTTTATGAACGCGACCCATTAGGTTTTTACAAAGTCGCCTTCGTTTGGGACAATTACAGCAAGTTCTTTTCCAGCTTTTACTACGTAATCTCTTTAAGATCGCTATGGTCAGCCTCGCTGGGAGCCGTGATTGTTGTCCTTCTGGCCTTTCCAGCCATGTACATCATCGTCGACATGTCCCGCCGCTGGCAATTGTTCTGGGTCATTCTTTTGCTTTCGCTCATGTGCCTGAGTGAGGTGATCATTGGCTTTGCCTGGCTCATATTGTTTTCTGAAAACTCTGGCATTCCAAAATTCTTGGGTTGGGCCGGCCTCTGGGAAGATCCACGGTCACTATCGCCAAGCTTCGGAGCCATGATGGTCGGGTACGTGACCCTTGGGTTCTCGCTCGTCGCCCTAATGTTTCTACCGCAGCTCGCCCGCCGGGACCGCAGTATTGAAGAAGCCGCTTTGACGTTGGGAACCCCGCCAATGAGGGTTTTCTCAAAGGTGATCCTGCCGAATTTCAAGGCGGGTCTGATCTCTGCGCTGGTCACAATGTTCGTCTATTTTCTCGGCGTTTTCGTCATGCCGACCATGCTGGGTCGTCCGCAGGATTGGAACATGACGGTGATCATCACCGACAAGGCCGTTGGCGACGCAAACATGCCACTTGGTGCGGCACTTTCGGTTGTAATGCTGATCTTTACTCTCATCATCATCGGATCGCTGGCCTATGCCTCGCGCACTAGGGAACAAGGAGAACGGTCATGA
- a CDS encoding ABC transporter ATP-binding protein encodes MANLSLSNIQKSFGTFTALRDVNLEIGSGEFICLLGGSGCGKTTLLRIIAGLEDKTSGDLRLNNSDLSEVACHKRNVGMVFQSLALFPHLNVGDNIAYGLEVRGVEKSKRKAKATELLDVVGLAGLYKRKVSALSGGQRQRVAIARALAIEPKLFLMDEPFSALDAGLREHLQIEVKKLQRKLGVTTIFVTHDQHEAMSIADRIVILNEGRIEQAGTPTEVYAHPKTRFVADFMGTNNIFSPVFTPGGDALLEEANLGQPNGEFSKLAGKHTVAVRPEYLQLSAASADSTGLVGTVDFVRLLGASIETELSVGNRSFIHTMVSDRAPKFAVGDRVEINFDFDHAWVIPS; translated from the coding sequence ATGGCCAATTTGTCCCTATCAAATATTCAGAAATCTTTTGGTACCTTCACTGCATTGCGTGATGTGAACCTCGAAATTGGCTCCGGCGAATTCATATGCCTTTTGGGTGGATCGGGATGCGGCAAGACAACCTTGTTGCGCATCATCGCGGGGCTCGAAGATAAGACCTCGGGCGATCTGCGATTGAACAACTCTGATCTCTCGGAAGTTGCCTGCCATAAACGAAATGTTGGCATGGTCTTCCAAAGTCTTGCCCTGTTTCCCCATCTGAATGTGGGCGACAACATTGCTTATGGACTGGAAGTGCGCGGCGTAGAGAAGTCTAAACGCAAAGCGAAAGCCACAGAGTTGCTCGATGTTGTCGGCCTTGCGGGACTGTACAAACGCAAAGTTTCCGCGCTCTCGGGTGGTCAAAGGCAACGCGTCGCAATCGCTCGAGCGCTGGCAATCGAGCCGAAGCTCTTCCTGATGGACGAACCGTTCAGTGCCCTTGATGCGGGCTTGCGAGAACATCTTCAGATCGAAGTCAAAAAACTGCAACGCAAGCTGGGCGTGACCACGATCTTCGTGACACACGACCAGCACGAGGCCATGTCGATTGCCGATCGGATCGTTATTTTGAACGAAGGGCGGATCGAACAGGCGGGTACACCCACTGAAGTTTATGCACATCCAAAAACCCGTTTCGTCGCGGATTTCATGGGCACAAACAACATCTTCAGCCCTGTCTTCACTCCCGGCGGCGATGCCTTGCTTGAAGAGGCAAACCTGGGACAGCCAAATGGTGAATTTTCTAAACTCGCGGGCAAACACACTGTGGCTGTTCGTCCTGAATACCTGCAACTAAGCGCGGCATCCGCTGACAGCACCGGATTGGTGGGCACAGTTGACTTTGTCCGCCTGCTTGGTGCTTCGATCGAAACGGAACTCAGCGTGGGCAACCGCAGCTTTATCCACACAATGGTGTCAGACCGCGCACCGAAATTTGCGGTTGGCGACCGGGTCGAAATAAACTTCGACTTTGATCATGCATGGGTGATCCCATCATGA
- a CDS encoding DUF917 domain-containing protein, translating into MKKLSRQNLEDILFGATILGTGGGGEISDGLAMIDDALTKGKSFNLVSLDEAPEDALVCTPYMLGAISPLPAEEEKKYERLPRMAEPSILAAFNRFEDYLGRKFYGTISCELGGSNTAAAFYAAAMADAYIIDADPAGRAVPEITHSTYYINGLPAAPIVTANAFGETIICENVMDDERAEHIVRALSVVSRNDIAAIDHALEIREIRHAVIPGAISMAMRMGETWRKTKGRGADVPEAIANEGRGAVVFRGIVGENSWKTEDGFTIGDIAIEGTGEHSGDQYRIWLKNENMIGRLNDQVHATIPDLICLIDIETGDPVTNPNYFRGQKVSVVILPAPAPFLTPKGLSAFGPAYLGLKQSYQPALK; encoded by the coding sequence ATGAAAAAACTGTCTCGACAGAACCTAGAAGATATCCTCTTTGGCGCGACCATTCTTGGCACAGGTGGCGGGGGCGAAATCTCGGACGGATTGGCAATGATTGATGACGCCCTTACGAAGGGCAAAAGCTTCAACCTCGTGAGCTTAGATGAGGCCCCAGAGGATGCCCTTGTTTGTACGCCTTATATGCTTGGGGCAATCTCGCCTTTGCCGGCCGAAGAAGAAAAGAAATATGAACGTTTGCCGCGTATGGCTGAACCGTCCATTCTGGCGGCTTTCAATCGTTTTGAAGACTATTTGGGAAGAAAGTTCTACGGAACCATTTCTTGCGAACTGGGTGGATCAAACACTGCAGCAGCGTTTTATGCAGCAGCCATGGCAGATGCATACATCATCGACGCTGATCCTGCCGGACGCGCTGTCCCAGAGATCACGCATTCCACATACTATATCAATGGGTTGCCCGCTGCACCAATTGTGACTGCCAACGCATTCGGAGAGACTATTATTTGCGAAAACGTCATGGACGACGAGCGCGCTGAACACATCGTTCGAGCCCTGTCTGTCGTCAGCAGAAATGATATCGCAGCAATTGATCATGCGCTGGAAATTCGTGAAATTCGCCACGCGGTCATTCCTGGCGCGATTTCAATGGCCATGCGCATGGGGGAAACATGGCGTAAAACCAAAGGGCGTGGAGCCGACGTTCCAGAAGCAATTGCGAATGAAGGGCGAGGCGCCGTCGTCTTCCGTGGGATCGTCGGTGAAAACAGCTGGAAAACTGAAGACGGGTTCACGATTGGTGATATTGCCATTGAAGGCACTGGTGAGCATTCCGGAGATCAATACCGAATTTGGCTGAAGAACGAGAACATGATCGGGCGCTTAAACGACCAAGTTCATGCGACGATCCCGGATCTCATTTGCTTGATAGATATCGAAACGGGCGATCCTGTGACCAATCCAAACTATTTTAGAGGTCAGAAAGTATCGGTGGTGATTTTGCCGGCGCCGGCTCCGTTCCTGACACCAAAAGGACTTTCAGCATTTGGGCCTGCATATCTTGGGCTGAAACAATCCTATCAGCCCGCGCTAAAGTGA
- a CDS encoding GntR family transcriptional regulator, whose protein sequence is MRTTDLSNKIALRVAQEILSGALKAGSHIGTQTIANSYQVSRTPVRDALIALEQAKVLERIPNRGYFVPEQIDRSLIQEFAEDQSTDASVYQQFAEDWLTDVLPEIVTEQSLRQKYSLTKSGTQELLSRATREGWAEPKDGYGWKLLPVAKTAEAFDEIYQFRMAIEPAAMLEPSFEVDRKVLDELKRTQAGMLEKDISETPGEVLLRNGSDFHEELIRLSGNPFFLMALQRVNRMRRLMEYRAEINRERIVEQCSEHLEIINLLECGEIVDASYLMRRHLSGALKRKSPIAWNWSATKNDGSHFDRKS, encoded by the coding sequence TTGCGAACCACCGATCTAAGCAACAAGATTGCCCTCCGCGTCGCTCAAGAAATACTGAGTGGGGCGCTAAAGGCAGGATCACACATCGGGACTCAGACGATTGCGAATAGCTATCAGGTTTCCCGTACGCCGGTGAGGGACGCTTTGATCGCTTTAGAGCAAGCAAAGGTTTTGGAACGAATTCCTAACCGTGGTTATTTTGTACCTGAGCAGATTGATCGCTCTCTGATCCAAGAATTCGCTGAGGATCAGAGCACAGACGCAAGTGTTTATCAACAATTTGCTGAGGATTGGTTGACAGATGTTCTGCCTGAAATCGTCACAGAACAAAGTTTGCGCCAGAAATACAGCCTAACCAAATCAGGTACGCAGGAACTCCTAAGCCGCGCGACACGCGAAGGCTGGGCTGAACCCAAGGATGGCTATGGCTGGAAACTTCTACCGGTTGCTAAGACTGCCGAAGCTTTCGACGAGATTTATCAATTTCGCATGGCCATCGAGCCAGCGGCAATGCTGGAACCTAGCTTCGAAGTTGACCGCAAAGTACTCGACGAGTTGAAGCGAACTCAGGCAGGAATGTTGGAAAAGGATATTTCGGAAACTCCAGGTGAAGTTTTGTTGCGAAATGGATCGGATTTCCACGAAGAACTCATTCGGCTTTCCGGCAATCCGTTTTTTTTGATGGCGTTGCAGCGTGTGAACCGAATGCGCCGATTGATGGAATATCGAGCAGAGATCAACCGCGAACGCATTGTTGAACAATGCAGCGAACACCTCGAGATTATTAATCTTCTTGAATGCGGTGAAATTGTGGATGCATCTTACCTTATGCGGCGTCATCTGAGCGGAGCGTTGAAACGGAAGTCGCCCATTGCTTGGAATTGGTCTGCCACAAAGAATGATGGAAGTCACTTTGATAGGAAGAGCTAG
- a CDS encoding LysR family transcriptional regulator has protein sequence MRLSDIDLRLLRVFKAVAETGGFVKAQGQLGISQPAISAHIANLEQRLNVRLCNRGRQGFSLTAAGNEVLEETNKLLSHLDSYASKLNEIGGRAKQLLRIGVVDCLVTDDANPVSRGIEAINAAFDQLRIRIGVYDYLDNLTELRAGRLDIVVVGTTWEAQVPEDLETLHLYDETSGLFCSPQHPCGQTTDADTQEAHLKSSKISAHSFLNNPIDESLEIHLLEENAEVSQGNIESTTYLTLAGTHVGLIPKHYADRWVRTGKLVPVAPDRYQVVSQIHAVRLRSKTPNDVADHIWKHLKMQRKA, from the coding sequence ATGCGTCTATCCGACATCGATTTGCGTTTGCTACGTGTTTTTAAAGCCGTCGCTGAAACCGGTGGATTTGTAAAAGCACAAGGACAGCTGGGAATCAGCCAGCCAGCGATCAGCGCGCACATAGCCAATCTCGAACAACGGCTGAACGTGCGACTTTGTAATCGCGGGCGACAAGGGTTTTCCCTGACGGCTGCTGGCAATGAAGTTTTGGAGGAGACCAATAAGCTCCTGAGTCATCTCGACTCCTACGCTTCAAAGCTGAATGAAATCGGTGGAAGAGCGAAGCAGCTTCTCCGGATTGGTGTGGTTGATTGTTTGGTAACAGACGACGCCAACCCGGTGAGCCGTGGAATAGAAGCAATCAATGCAGCCTTTGACCAACTGCGTATCCGCATCGGGGTATATGATTACCTTGATAACTTGACAGAGCTTCGTGCAGGACGGCTGGATATCGTGGTGGTGGGTACCACTTGGGAAGCGCAAGTACCCGAAGATTTGGAAACCCTTCACCTTTATGATGAGACAAGCGGGTTGTTTTGCTCTCCGCAACATCCATGCGGCCAGACAACAGACGCCGACACCCAAGAGGCGCATCTAAAAAGCAGCAAAATATCTGCTCATAGCTTTTTGAATAACCCGATTGATGAGAGTCTTGAAATCCATCTGCTCGAAGAAAATGCGGAAGTCTCTCAGGGAAACATTGAATCAACAACTTATTTGACGCTTGCCGGTACCCACGTGGGGCTCATTCCAAAACATTACGCTGATCGCTGGGTGCGAACCGGAAAACTCGTGCCTGTCGCACCCGACCGATACCAAGTTGTCTCGCAAATTCACGCTGTCCGGTTGAGATCTAAGACACCCAATGACGTTGCAGATCACATTTGGAAACACCTTAAGATGCAAAGAAAGGCCTAA
- a CDS encoding AraC family transcriptional regulator yields MKRALDFRSSQLGYPLLVLKLQRYVLIMRLEKNEKFTLNPGWRILFSEMNLPVGETLRRAGLSPRLFEKLPVTLDAASFFRFWKAMEKAGNDLEIPILMAKSLDVEVFSPPLYSAVCSHNLRQAAERIRRYKALMGPITLDIEDTPKQLKIIWRWPLHLEPPLGFLLADMLFWVYLARKCTRFNIAPREVTVPILPSSLTDYLDYLGAPLTRADEVSLTFSGTDAELDFLSSNDAIWSAFEPKLRDQLAELQSGTSVTDQVRIALMRAIPAGTATASHVAETLSITTRTLQRRLQTEGASFKSVLNATRADLARHYLTTSTLPLYEISFLIGYKEPSSFNRAFREWEGMTPEEFRNC; encoded by the coding sequence ATGAAGCGTGCCCTCGACTTCCGCTCATCACAATTAGGCTATCCCCTTTTAGTTCTAAAGTTGCAGCGGTATGTCTTAATTATGCGATTGGAAAAGAACGAGAAATTCACACTAAACCCCGGCTGGCGCATTCTGTTTTCTGAAATGAACCTGCCGGTTGGTGAGACCCTAAGACGCGCCGGGTTATCCCCCAGACTTTTTGAAAAGCTACCGGTAACCTTGGATGCAGCCAGTTTCTTTCGGTTCTGGAAGGCCATGGAGAAGGCTGGAAACGACCTTGAAATTCCCATCCTGATGGCCAAGTCGCTTGATGTAGAGGTCTTTTCACCGCCACTGTACTCTGCGGTCTGTTCCCACAACTTGCGCCAGGCTGCGGAGAGGATCAGGCGCTACAAAGCCCTGATGGGACCAATCACATTAGACATCGAAGACACACCCAAGCAGCTTAAAATCATCTGGCGGTGGCCGCTTCATTTGGAACCGCCGCTGGGGTTCTTGCTCGCTGATATGTTGTTCTGGGTGTATCTCGCACGCAAATGCACACGGTTTAACATCGCGCCGCGCGAGGTCACGGTCCCAATCTTGCCCTCCTCTCTGACTGACTACCTGGACTATCTGGGTGCGCCGCTTACGCGGGCCGACGAGGTGTCTCTGACGTTCTCCGGAACAGACGCCGAGCTTGATTTCCTGAGCAGCAATGACGCGATCTGGAGCGCTTTTGAACCCAAACTGCGCGATCAACTCGCAGAGCTTCAAAGCGGAACTTCAGTCACGGATCAAGTGCGTATCGCCCTGATGCGGGCGATCCCAGCGGGCACCGCGACAGCAAGCCATGTGGCCGAGACGTTGTCCATCACGACACGGACGTTACAACGCCGCCTTCAGACAGAGGGCGCAAGCTTCAAATCCGTTTTGAACGCCACCCGCGCCGATTTGGCCCGCCACTACCTCACAACGTCAACCCTACCGCTCTATGAAATCTCATTCCTAATTGGCTACAAGGAGCCAAGCTCTTTCAACCGGGCCTTTCGGGAGTGGGAAGGCATGACACCCGAAGAATTTCGCAACTGCTGA
- a CDS encoding ABC transporter substrate-binding protein translates to MNSVKTLAIAAGLATAMVSNSSAEEITVSAWGGFFEETLKSAIYPGFTEETGIEVRSIAQPADQAWLTQLTNAARAKKAPADLSLVADEVFIRGQSIGLWANLDAADIPNTATLLDGFTKESEDGALNAVGALTWFTTFVTNTDAAPDAPTSWADLWTRDWDGKLGLTSNSNSGLIEATALTFFDGYDTMETREGLEQIIAKIAELKPQVQLWYRDEGQFQQSLEAGELAGGLYYHDVTMLSAADGRPVTSTFPQEGGILGDAYWIVPRDSKNIDAAEQFINYMIRPDIQAKLARNLGVAPVAKRETMDLTDEEFAAISTTGNAIRTQTAIHLREGDWLSDKYLEMISR, encoded by the coding sequence ATGAATTCAGTCAAAACACTTGCTATCGCGGCGGGGTTGGCAACAGCAATGGTTTCTAACTCTTCTGCGGAGGAAATCACCGTCAGTGCATGGGGCGGATTTTTTGAAGAAACACTGAAATCCGCGATTTATCCTGGATTTACAGAGGAAACCGGAATTGAAGTGCGCTCCATTGCGCAGCCAGCTGACCAAGCATGGCTGACACAGCTGACAAATGCGGCGCGCGCCAAAAAGGCGCCTGCGGATCTGTCGCTGGTGGCCGATGAGGTTTTCATCCGTGGTCAATCAATCGGTCTTTGGGCCAATCTTGATGCCGCAGATATCCCCAACACGGCAACGCTGCTGGATGGGTTCACCAAAGAAAGTGAAGATGGCGCCCTGAATGCCGTCGGAGCGCTGACTTGGTTTACGACTTTTGTCACAAATACCGACGCAGCCCCAGATGCGCCCACTTCGTGGGCTGATCTATGGACACGTGATTGGGATGGAAAGCTTGGACTGACCTCAAACTCCAACAGCGGTCTGATTGAAGCCACAGCTCTGACCTTCTTTGACGGGTATGACACCATGGAAACCCGCGAGGGTCTGGAGCAGATCATCGCGAAAATCGCAGAGCTAAAGCCTCAGGTGCAGCTCTGGTATCGTGATGAAGGTCAATTCCAGCAAAGTCTTGAAGCGGGAGAGCTTGCAGGTGGCCTGTACTACCATGACGTAACCATGCTTTCCGCAGCGGACGGGCGCCCGGTGACATCTACTTTCCCGCAAGAGGGTGGCATTCTTGGAGACGCCTATTGGATTGTACCTCGTGACTCCAAGAACATCGATGCGGCAGAGCAATTCATCAACTATATGATCCGTCCAGACATCCAGGCAAAACTGGCCCGCAATCTCGGCGTGGCCCCAGTTGCCAAGCGCGAGACAATGGATCTGACGGATGAAGAATTTGCAGCCATTAGCACCACTGGGAATGCCATTCGTACTCAAACAGCAATTCATCTGCGTGAAGGCGATTGGTTGTCTGACAAATATCTTGAGATGATTTCGCGTTAA
- a CDS encoding ABC transporter permease, with translation MILVLKRLFICSIGAGLILPFLIVAGVSVNSASNISFPPQELSMQWYTQLLTEPDWLLPIRNSLIIAFFAGLIAVTIALAANYVLWRLKSGFGKLVFGLGLGPFMLPPIIIAMGASVFWAEMGWYGRAEATVISHGVFFVTLPLVIIARGFAALSDDVIEASRTMGATPWQTFIKVIFPLVLPYAITGYALVAIISVNEYLISYMVSGFAVETLPIRIFNNVRYGYTPVVASAAMGFALLTIGTLLVLSMFTDLLKLLGASRD, from the coding sequence ATGATCCTAGTCCTAAAACGCCTGTTCATTTGCTCTATCGGCGCCGGGTTGATCCTACCGTTCTTGATTGTTGCTGGCGTATCGGTCAATTCAGCCAGCAACATCTCCTTCCCACCGCAAGAGCTGTCCATGCAATGGTACACACAGCTTCTAACCGAACCGGATTGGCTGCTACCCATCCGCAACTCGCTCATCATCGCGTTCTTTGCGGGTCTGATTGCCGTGACAATCGCATTGGCCGCGAATTACGTCCTCTGGCGTCTGAAATCCGGGTTTGGTAAATTGGTATTTGGTCTTGGGCTTGGCCCCTTCATGTTGCCGCCAATTATTATCGCGATGGGTGCCAGTGTCTTTTGGGCGGAAATGGGTTGGTACGGTCGCGCAGAAGCTACAGTAATATCCCACGGCGTCTTCTTTGTGACACTTCCTCTTGTCATCATCGCGCGCGGTTTTGCAGCACTTTCCGATGACGTCATAGAAGCCTCTCGCACTATGGGCGCAACGCCTTGGCAGACATTTATCAAGGTGATTTTCCCTCTGGTTTTGCCCTATGCCATCACAGGCTATGCTCTGGTCGCCATCATTTCGGTGAATGAATATCTCATCTCGTACATGGTTTCTGGTTTTGCCGTTGAAACACTTCCGATCCGCATCTTTAACAACGTACGTTACGGTTACACGCCCGTAGTGGCCTCAGCGGCCATGGGCTTTGCGCTTCTGACCATCGGAACCCTGCTTGTCTTGTCGATGTTCACCGATCTTCTGAAACTTCTTGGCGCCTCACGCGACTGA
- a CDS encoding Bug family tripartite tricarboxylate transporter substrate binding protein has protein sequence MFRKIAIAGVSAAMMMGATGANAEFKADSPQCIAPSNPGGGWDFICRTTAKYLFDLGIIEDSMQVTNMSGGGGGVAFAHVTKERDDDNNLIVAASMSTSARIAQGIYENATQDDVHFLATFGAEYGAIAVRADSPYQTLADMMDDILKDPRSVGIAGGSSVGSFDHIKPMLVAREAGMEDVTQLKYVSFDGGGEAMTGLLSGATEALSGDFSEMLGFLESGDIRIIGIMAPERLKNYPDIPTAKELGYDVVGANWRGLYMPAGSSDEAKEFWSDAIKTLTEDPGFQAELEAAAIAPFNNFGDDMYNFVAGSIADVEKLSREIGIIK, from the coding sequence TTGTTTAGAAAAATCGCAATCGCTGGTGTTTCCGCGGCCATGATGATGGGCGCTACAGGCGCCAATGCTGAATTCAAAGCGGACAGCCCACAATGTATCGCCCCATCGAACCCTGGTGGTGGCTGGGATTTCATCTGCCGCACAACAGCGAAGTATCTGTTTGACCTTGGCATCATCGAAGATTCAATGCAGGTCACCAATATGTCCGGTGGCGGCGGTGGTGTTGCCTTCGCTCACGTCACTAAAGAGCGTGACGACGACAACAACCTGATCGTTGCGGCGTCTATGTCCACCAGCGCTCGTATCGCTCAGGGCATTTATGAAAACGCAACGCAAGACGACGTCCACTTCCTGGCAACCTTTGGTGCAGAATACGGCGCAATTGCTGTACGCGCTGACTCTCCTTATCAAACACTCGCAGACATGATGGATGACATCCTGAAAGATCCGCGTTCTGTTGGTATCGCGGGTGGTTCGTCCGTTGGTTCCTTCGACCACATAAAACCGATGCTGGTTGCACGTGAGGCCGGTATGGAAGATGTCACCCAGCTGAAATACGTGTCCTTTGACGGTGGCGGGGAAGCGATGACAGGTCTGCTGTCTGGTGCGACCGAAGCACTGTCTGGTGACTTCTCAGAGATGCTGGGCTTCCTGGAATCCGGCGACATCCGTATTATTGGTATCATGGCGCCTGAGCGTCTGAAGAACTACCCTGATATCCCAACAGCAAAAGAGCTGGGCTATGACGTCGTGGGTGCGAACTGGCGTGGTCTCTACATGCCGGCAGGTTCTTCTGATGAAGCGAAAGAGTTCTGGTCCGACGCGATCAAAACTCTGACCGAAGATCCGGGTTTCCAAGCAGAACTGGAAGCGGCCGCAATCGCTCCGTTCAACAACTTTGGCGACGACATGTACAACTTCGTAGCGGGCAGCATTGCTGACGTAGAGAAGCTGTCTCGTGAGATCGGCATCATCAAGTAA
- a CDS encoding winged helix-turn-helix transcriptional regulator: protein MPRRPNIPHSERNCSWARTLDILGDSWSLLVIRELMVGVDRFTLMQERLGISKGILTARLKHLADHGLVEAIQKDKEHPRYGLTEKGYDLFAVLVGIGQWGDKWVFGKDNEPISVLDGRSGSKLAPLKVQTTDGVTLSPEQLRFEAGPGANDATRQSLAKLLSSKSD, encoded by the coding sequence GTGCCGCGACGACCGAATATCCCGCACTCTGAGCGAAACTGCAGCTGGGCCCGTACACTCGACATACTGGGGGATTCCTGGAGCCTGCTAGTGATCCGGGAACTGATGGTTGGTGTTGATCGTTTCACGCTGATGCAAGAGCGCCTTGGTATTTCCAAGGGTATACTTACGGCTCGCCTCAAGCATCTTGCCGACCATGGCTTGGTGGAGGCCATCCAGAAAGACAAAGAACATCCTCGCTATGGGCTAACCGAAAAAGGTTATGATCTCTTTGCAGTTCTTGTTGGTATCGGCCAGTGGGGGGACAAGTGGGTCTTTGGGAAAGACAATGAACCCATCTCGGTTCTGGACGGCCGTTCAGGAAGCAAACTTGCGCCACTTAAAGTACAAACAACCGATGGCGTTACACTTTCCCCAGAGCAACTTCGTTTTGAGGCTGGACCAGGCGCCAATGATGCCACGCGCCAATCGCTGGCCAAACTCTTATCAAGCAAGTCTGACTAA